In Oncorhynchus gorbuscha isolate QuinsamMale2020 ecotype Even-year linkage group LG03, OgorEven_v1.0, whole genome shotgun sequence, the DNA window GTACAATAATTTGTTTAAAAGCCAATTTgccatttgctcagtacattgttttcactgaggaaatgtacgagtctgctgttaatgataatgcataGGATTTTCCCACGGTTGCTGTTGATGCATGTCCCACAGTAGTTactggggtcaaatttgtctccacttttgtggattgaggtgatcagtccttggttccaaagagctaaggatgatgttaaagagttttaatatagccaattggaatttgttgtctgtatatttaatcatttcattgaggataccatcaacaccacaggcctttttgggttggagggtttttattttggcATTTTGCTCATTCAAGgttattggagaatccagtgggttctggtagtctttaatagttgattctaagatttgtatttgatcatgtgtaTGTTTTTaatgtttgttctttgttatagagccaaaaatattggagaagtggtttacccatacatctccattttggatagataattattcgtattgttgtttgtttagtgttttccaattttcccagaagtggttagagtctatggattcttcaattacattgagctggtttctgatgtgctgttccttcttttttcatattgtatttctgtattgttttagtgattcaccatagtgaaggcgtagactcatgttttccgggtctctatgtttttggttggagaAACCTGTctaatttctttcttagatttttgcattcttcatcataccatttgtcattgttgttcattttcttcggttttctatttgagatttttagatttgatagggaagctgagaggtcaaatatactgttacgATTTTATACTgtcaagtttacaccttcactattacagtggaacatttgtccaggaagttgtctaaaagggattgaatttgttgttgcttaATTGCTTTTTGGTAAGTTTCCAAACTACATTGCTTCGATCTATagtatttcttaatattactccgttcctttggctttgatgcctcatgattcaagttgactgtgattttgctgtggtctgatagccCACTGACActcctatctctctcactctctctgtatctctctcactctctctgtatctctctcactctctctgtatctctctcgcgctccctgtatctctctcgcgctccctgtatctctctcactctctctgtatctctctcactctctctgtatctctctcactctctctgtatctctctctgtatctccctcgctctctctatctctctctgtatctctcttgctctctctgtatctctctcactctctctgtatctctctcactctctctctatctctctcactctctgtatctctctcactctctgtatctctctcgcactctctgtatctctctcactctctctgtatctctctatgtagctctctctgtatctctcttgctctctctgtatctctctcactctctctgtatctctctcactctctctgtatctctctcactctctctgtatctctctcgcgctccctgtatctctctcgcgctccctgtatctctctcactctctctgtatctctctcactctctctgtatctctctcactctctctgtatctctctctgtatctccctcgctctctctgtatctctctctgtatctctcttgctctctctgtatctctctcactctctctgtatctctctcactctctctctatctctctcactctctctgtatctctctcactctctgtatctctctcgcactctctgtatctctctcactctctctgtatctctctatgtagctctctctgtatctctcttgctctctctgtatctctctcactctctctgtatctctctcactctctctgtatctctctcactctctctgtatctctctcactctctgtatctctctcgcactctctgtatctctctcactctctctgtatttctctatgtagctctctctgtatctctcttgctctctctgtatctctctcactctctctctatctctctcactctctctgtatctctctcactctctctgtatctctctcactctctctgtatctctcgctatctctgtatctctctcgctctctctgtatctctctcgctctctctgtatctctctcactctctctgtatctctctcactctctctgtatctctctcactctctctgtatctctctcactctctgtatctctctcgcactctctgtatctctctcactctctctgtatttctctatgtagctctctctgtatctctcttgctctctctgtatctctctcactctctctgtatctctcttgctctctctgtatctctctcgctctctctgtatctctcttgctctctctgtatctctctcgctctctctgtatctctctcgcactctctgtatctctctcactctctctgtatctctctcactctctctgtatctctctcactctctctgtatctctctcactctctctgtatctctctcactctctctgtatctctcgctatctctgtatctatctcgcactctctatctctctcgctctctctgtatctctctcgctctctctgtatctctctcgctctctctgtatctctctatgtagctctctctgtatctctcttgctctctctgtatctctctcactctctctgtatctctctcactctctctgtatctctctcactctctctgtatctctctcactctctctgtatctctctcactctctctgtatctctctcgcactctctgtatctctctcactctctctgtatctctctatgtagctctctctgtatctctcttgctctctctgtatctctctatgtagctctctctgtatctctctcactctctctgtatctctcttactctctctgtatctctctcgctctctctgtatctctcttgctctctctgtatctctctcgcactctctgtatctctctcacactctctgtatctctctcgcactctctgtatctctctcgcactctctgtatctctctcactctctctgtatctctctcactctctctgtatctctctcactctctctgtatctctcgctatctctgtatctctctcgcactctctatctctcttgctctctctatatctctctcgctctctctgtatctctctcgctctctctgtatctctctatgtagctctctctgtatctctctcgctctctctgtatctctctatgtagcactctctgtatctctctcactctctctgtatctctcgctctctctgtatctctctctgtatctctctcgctctctctgtatctctctcactctctctgtatctctctctgtatctctcttgctctctctgtatctctctcgctctctctgtatctctcttgctctctctgtatctctctcgctctctctgtatctctcgctctctctgtatctctctctgtatctctctcgctctctctctgtatctctctcgctctctctgtatctctctcgctctctctgtatctctctctgtatctctctctgtatctctctctctctctgtatctctctctctctctgtatctctctctgtatctctctcgctctctgtatctctctcgctctctctgtatctctctcgctctctctgtatctctctcgctctctctgtatctctctcgctctctctgtatctctctcgctctctctgtatctctctcgctctctctgtatctctctcgctctctctgtatctctctcgcgctctctcactctctctctgtgaatctctctctctctctctctctctctctctctgaatacctctctgtatctaccctcTTCCCATAAACACATACATAATCCTAACAGTGGAAAATACCTGAGTCATGATCTTCATCCCTGCACATGCTCAGGTTAATACAGTAGAGCCAAAAGaaagtgcgcacacacacacaaaaaatctCTGGGTATCTGCCTCCCTGCCATGGCTGAGCCACAGTCCCCATGACTCATTTGACCCCTGTATATATTACGctgtgtaacacacacactgatgccccctccctcccactccctttgCCCCTGCAGGAACGCAGCTTgtcagctcctgactctccatcCCACTGACAGGGCTCATGCACAACATTGTTGCAGGGTCCATAGAGCCTTACACACGTTTCTACTAAGTGTGTGCCAGCAGCAACTTCCAAGTCAGTCATTTGAGTAATGGCTAGTAATTCCTCTTTCATTTGACCACGTCAGGCCAATGGAAGGACCCATCGAGTGACCCTGATGAATGACAGTCGGTGGAGGGAGGCTAACCTTCGTGGTCAAAGTCATTTAGTGCTGCCCTGCGGTTGTCGACTCAGTAGGACCCCGCTCTTCCCACCTtgctcctccctgtcctcctcctgaaGTTCCCTGATTGATCCAAGAGGATTAGCCACCCATTGTTCCTGCCGGCTGTCTCAGCCTTGGAGATGGTATTGTGTGGAACTAtagatatttttgttttttacctttatctaactaggcaagtcggttaagaacaagttcttattcacaatgacgcctaggaacagtgggttaactgccttattcaggggcagaacgacatttttttttttttttaccttgtcagttcggggattcaaactagaaaccttttggttactggcccaacgctctaaccactaggctacctgcatgaGCAAGGTTTGACCCTTGCTCATGCTCCCTGGTGcttgtccccctccctcccctttcctctctcatcCACTTAAATTACATTTACTAGAGGGATGTATTGACGTTTATTTCAGTGCTGTAGTCAGctgtctgttctctctatggGAGAAGGGAGAAGTGCTTGACACTCCAAAGAAATGGACCCCTTATTTTTGCAATGGCAGCATTAGGGGAGGCAGCTCACTAACCAACCACGTGGGTGTGTctttgtctgggtctggttagcCTTTTAACACTAAGATGCTGTGTTAGATTTCTATTGACAATATGAGAAAATCCTCTCCGTTGAATTATTGTGTTATCAAATTCCCTGTCCAGTTTACACAGCTAAGCCTGTTACGGCAACATTGAAGCCATGTTAGTATGGTCACTGTGATGTCATTTTAACCCAATCGGTCCTCTCTGTTACAGGGCAGTAATGTGATGGAGGAACAGGACCTGAGGGAGATAGGCATCACTGACCCAGGACATCGAAGGAAGATCCTGCATGCAGCTCGGTCCCTGCCAAAAGTGAGTCTCTCCAAACTCCTGACTTTAATGAGTTCCCCTATGGCCCCATGCAGTAGCTCTAGCGAGTGTCATCAGCCCTGACTATGTGGGGAGTAGAGTGATCAGGGTGTGACTGTCTCCCCCTGCAGGTGAAGGCCCTGGGCTGTGACGgaagcatctctctctcctcctggctggACCTCCTGGGCCTGCAGGAGTACCTCCACAACTTCCTGTCCAGCGGATACCGCAGCCTCGACTGTGTCAAGAACCTGTGGGAACTGGAGATTGTCAACGTGAGTGTGTCTCTCTGAAATTTACTTTGAGAGAGCACATTTTGAAATAGTTGTTCAGTGGTTAGGACTGTTTTGTATCTTCCAGGTACTGAAAatcaccctgctgggacaccgaAAACGCATCATCGCCTCGCTGGCAGAACGGCCCTATGAGGAACCTCCTGTCAAGCCCCCCCGCCTGTCCCAGATCAGGTGTCAGGACCTGGTATCCCAGACCTCCTCTCCCATCAGTCACATGGACTCCTACGCGGGTCATTCCATGGACCCCCTCCTGCCGTTGGGGGAGCCTGGGAGGAGGAAGGGGCCTGACCCAGCTTACGATGTGGACCCCCACCGGCCCCGCAGTGGAAGACACCGCTCACATGAGAGGTATGAGGAGCGGCATCGGGAGCCTCGTCTGACCCTGCGACCCCCCAGCCTGGCAGCACCTTACACCCCTGTACAGAACTGGCACCACCAGCCTGAGAAGCTCATCTTCGAGTCCTGTGACTATGAAGCCAATGTAAGTGACACCTTTTCCTGCAGTAACTCACTAATGTCTTTCTTTAATATATATGGTTTCTCACTCTGTATTACTATATTAATGTTTCTCACACTCAAAATCCAGTATCTGGGATCTATGCTCATCAAGGAGCTACGTGGGACAGAGTCCACCCAGGACGCCTGTGCCAAAATGAGGGTAGGTCACGCCTTTAACTACTACTCTAGTCTCCTTGTGTTTAGAGAGACATCATTCTCTATCTCTGCTGAAAGGACCCATATtaatttcctcctctctcccccccagagGTCGACAGAGCAGATGAGGAAGGTCCCCACCATCGTCCTCTCCATCACATACAAAGGGGTGAAGTTCATTGACGCAGCCAATAAGGTTAGTTGGTTGGCTGGGTGCCCCTTTTTCACCTTGGACCTGATCCCATACGGCGATATCTGAAAActagatagacacacacacacctgtcccagcCAGGGAGACTAGACACCTGGGGAGGAGGAGGCTGCCCAGCATCACATCACACCTATCACATTGATTcagccccaccctctccctccttcatactAAATGTCACCCCTGTCTGTTAAGTGTGTCTGTTAAGTGTATCATATACATGACAGATAGGCCAGGGTAGAAACCTCTGTGTCGCCATTGCAATTAGGAACGTATTGACATGTTCTTTCATAATGGAGATGTGAATGTGATCTTTATTGATGTCTCTGtgactatacatacagtatactcaTTGTAGTGTCTTGTTGGACACTCCTCCAATACAGAACATCATAGCTGAGCATGAGATCCGGAACATCTCGTGTGCGGCCCAGGACCCAGAGGATCTGTGCACATTTGCCTACATCACCAAGGACCTGCAGACCAACCACCACTACTGCCATGTGTTCAGCACAGTGGACGTGGTGAGAATACATGCCTACACAATCATCCGACTCTAACCCGATCACTCCAGCGTGCAGTGACGTGACTTGACTTCATTGTATGTTATACTATCGCATTCGTTTCAGAATATGTCCAAACTAAGACATGTATTGCCGCACCACAGCACATATACAAATATCTTTCAGCTGTAGattgaggtccatacagaatggTCTGtgatgtcctctcctctgtcttcatgTTGGTTCCTTCCCAGCCACCTTTTTTAATCCTCAGAGGAGATGTGATTCTGattggcagcaacacagcatcaCTGTTATCTTTACTCTCTAGACCAGCTTATCTACCTGTGAGGTTTCACACTTCAGCAACGTTGGCTTGCCTTTTTCCGATAGTAATGCTGCTAGGTGGCCATCACTGAACGGCCAACCTCCACCACGCCGTTCCTCCTGAGAACTGATTATTTGTCTAAACCAGGGTTCCCCAATAGGCAGGCACCCATGTTTTCTGAATGAATCTTGGGGGGGGTGGTAtttacattttgttatgttgGACATTATTAAGGACtgtaaaatcaccaggaattcaGCTCAAAGTGATgttaatttaggaaatctgttccctagtattcccacgcataaataGAGAGGCATATTTGATCATatgtaatcaaggtttgaaataTGTTCTGGCCCACCAACCATCTGCTCAAGAAAAAATTGGCCCGTGATGGTAatcgtattaccgccacactggcggtcacgagtcatgacggcagtcaaattccacataaacgtttagtcacagtaattaggcttctccaagttctgatgctgctgattgtcattagtagcctaccaaacttgctaactgctgTTATTcacagcactctattgtccctctaaccactctgacatcaatgcaaatgtattcgaACAtttaatcaaacacttcatgagagcccatgagctcatgttgcgtaacatttctataggctattcaACTgcatgagaaaacagagtgatggcctcttaaaaagaggaggatcccatccgctttctataggctaggcctactatatttatttctcaactttcctaatattaggcacatttggttctatttacaacaggagtacaGCCCACCAGGCTGGCATGAAAATTAACCATGGGAAAAGCGTTGTCCttttgctatttaagtgcatagataaTATGTATTCTTTTCCCGCTGACCCTGTTTggatacaggtgcatgataatagtccattctaaatcaaatcaaatttcacgcgtatattatttagtatatgtaaagaccagattaaattaagaatagtctgatgggtgaccagattagcctatcacttgtgaatgatatattatcacttgtgaatgatgcccaacTTAAGGCAATAAACAGTGAATCCTGTGCAAagaacaaagcagagctcatacCTTTTTTCAAATCATAATTAGTAgtatcatgcagccttagaatctttaaaaaatcaaaacatatagcccaacatgTGTataacaactaaagttacataatTAACTCTAAATTAAGTatataggaggacctgtttctttgttatccactcaacacagaatagccacatgTGGACACTCCCTCAAACCTTTTGGAGAACaaatcctttctattttattcaagtATGTGCAATTGTATTCGTCatgctataaaataatgccatggaattctaagcaaatcttgtctgatAAATGTGTAggccacagccatatggcacagccagatcaggacctaacataggGACAACTCAAGAGTATGCtattctgaaatagactacatttacaTCATaacatgtttctttagaccggtctaaaataaataatggatttattgtgatggtttaggctatattaaatggatttattagactttttaaaatgtaaatgctccaaaggtctgcatcagtggcttgtaggctatgtgtggaagccagtagatgctaaatgtgtttatgttaattaacggtcaattaccgtgagaccggctgTTATTTTCTTGACAATCACTGGCTGACAAAATGTTATGACCGCCTACCCTACCCACGGCTGTGTGTAACTCTAAAGCTTTTCACATTTAATACTGTAGGGGTCATCTAAGGCCACTGACAAACTACTACAGAGGCTGGTCCAATAGAAATAACATACCCATTAAAGTCAATGGCTGTTTTTCTATGGCAGGTCCCACTTTTCTGAGAGTTCTGCTGTTGGCCCTGTGGCTTGTGTTGTACTCAATAGGGCTGTGAACTGAGTGGCCTCAAGGGTAATGCAGTAGACTGATGACTATCTGAGATGAGGTGAGGTGGGGGAGTGTAATAGCCCGGAGATGTGATCAGAGCTTTTAAACAGTATTGACCAGGCTGCTATCGGACGCCACAGGCTCATTTTTCACCAGCCCACACAATGGGACGGATCTCAGATCAGATCAAAGGAAGTAAACAAAGAGAAAGTTCCTCGGAGACACAGACTAATAATCAGCCTTCTGTTTTTCTCAAGCTGGAGTTGTTTTGTTACTTAACTTTACAAGAATATGTTGAACAGAGCCAATCAGGTGGTGTCTCACTGGACTGGGTTGAGCTTCCCATGGTGTTGTATGTGTCAGGGACAAAGAGTATCAGAGGAAGCCATTAAAATCCATCTTTCTCAAAACAAATGGAGGGCTTTTTGGGTGTACAAATAAATACACACATGGACCCCCCTCAGTGTTTTTGTCTCTGGTCCCAAGTGCATGTTCACCTTCAGCTGCACCTTTCCACTATGTAGAATCTGAGTGTTTTAATGTGATGCAGCTCCAGCCTCAGTGGGTTGCAGTAGCATGTGTTTGCAgtcaggtgacagagagagaactgcttgCTGTCTCGCTACACTTCCTCTCTACCTGACTGCTTTCACTGCCATTCAATTAAGTCGGTTTACAAAGTTGTACAGGCAAATCCACTTTAGAGTAAAGTATTCGATGCCATTGTATGACTGAGCATCTCTCCTGGGTCTTTGGAGGAGACTGTCCACTGAGCTGAGATTGTGGCTTGTTGTGTCTCATCCACTCAATGTGTATGCTTTTAAATACTGTACATACTTAGAACCCTGACTTGTCTTACCTAGGAATTATAGATGCACCATATGCCTGTGTTTACTTTCATAATGACTAAGCCTCCGTCTGCTGTAGAGTGATGCAGCAACATTATATTCAGGAGCACtagtgcatgtctgtctgtctgttgacacGTAACTTAAcatagcaggtgtaaaagaaacaCCCGAGCGGGGTCCCCACATCTGTTTTTCAGGGGAAAAGGAAGCTAGGTTGAACATACTGTATCCCTGAGAACCGGATGTTTCTGGTTTCCCCCAACCCTACTGAGGGTGGTTGATATGGGAGACGGGAGGAGGGAATAGAATACTGAGGaggattctctctcctcccccactggTAGAACCTGACCTATGAGATTATCCTGACGCTGGGACAAGCTTTTGAGGTGGCCTATCAGCTGGCTCTCCAGGCCCAGAGGACCAAACAGCACCAGGTCATCCCAGCAGGACCTGGGACAGAGGTCATCGAGACCAAATCCAGCCGGCCCGTTCCTAAACCACGGGGCAGCGTAAGAAAATTAGGGGTGAGTTTGTCACAcgcaaacatttacatttttattaatttagcaggcgctctt includes these proteins:
- the LOC124032052 gene encoding ankyrin repeat and SAM domain-containing protein 1A-like isoform X8, producing MASIVTDCDPKAIYATVSKGVPRDRDRDRMRDFGSGAVPAGRMRPPGDLKLARSLSKSDSDLLVSPPSEEEGGLGSRSESVSNCSATKKRLEKSPSFASEWDEQMPPTLPPRRSQSSESIEKIMTLIGAGIDFSRDQQYATPGGAAGRLLDQPVGDWLEHVGLPQYESKLLLNGFDDLHYMGSNVMEEQDLREIGITDPGHRRKILHAARSLPKVKALGCDGSISLSSWLDLLGLQEYLHNFLSSGYRSLDCVKNLWELEIVNVLKITLLGHRKRIIASLAERPYEEPPVKPPRLSQIRCQDLVSQTSSPISHMDSYAGHSMDPLLPLGEPGRRKGPDPAYDVDPHRPRSGRHRSHERYEERHREPRLTLRPPSLAAPYTPVQNWHHQPEKLIFESCDYEANYLGSMLIKELRGTESTQDACAKMRRSTEQMRKVPTIVLSITYKGVKFIDAANKNIIAEHEIRNISCAAQDPEDLCTFAYITKDLQTNHHYCHVFSTVDVNLTYEIILTLGQAFEVAYQLALQAQRTKQHQVIPAGPGTEVIETKSSRPVPKPRGSVRKLGVDPLELVGDSQSQGSATWLVDPVPKDSKRTISTKYETTIF
- the LOC124032052 gene encoding ankyrin repeat and SAM domain-containing protein 1A-like isoform X9 — encoded protein: MATMKPAFMPPTLPPRRSQSSESIEKIMTLIGAGIDFSRDQQYATPGGAAGRLLDQPVGDWLEHVGLPQYESKLLLNGFDDLHYMGSNVMEEQDLREIGITDPGHRRKILHAARSLPKVKALGCDGSISLSSWLDLLGLQEYLHNFLSSGYRSLDCVKNLWELEIVNVLKITLLGHRKRIIASLAERPYEEPPVKPPRLSQIRCQDLVSQTSSPISHMDSYAGHSMDPLLPLGEPGRRKGPDPAYDVDPHRPRSGRHRSHERYEERHREPRLTLRPPSLAAPYTPVQNWHHQPEKLIFESCDYEANYLGSMLIKELRGTESTQDACAKMRRSTEQMRKVPTIVLSITYKGVKFIDAANKNIIAEHEIRNISCAAQDPEDLCTFAYITKDLQTNHHYCHVFSTVDVNLTYEIILTLGQAFEVAYQLALQAQRTKQHQVIPAGPGTEVIETKSSRPVPKPRGSVRKLGVDPLELVGDSQSQGSATWLVDPVPKDSKRTISTKYETTIF
- the LOC124032052 gene encoding ankyrin repeat and SAM domain-containing protein 1A-like isoform X10; this encodes MATMKPAFIEKIMTLIGAGIDFSRDQQYATPGGAAGRLLDQPVGDWLEHVGLPQYESKLLLNGFDDLHYMGSNVMEEQDLREIGITDPGHRRKILHAARSLPKVKALGCDGSISLSSWLDLLGLQEYLHNFLSSGYRSLDCVKNLWELEIVNVLKITLLGHRKRIIASLAERPYEEPPVKPPRLSQIRCQDLVSQTSSPISHMDSYAGHSMDPLLPLGEPGRRKGPDPAYDVDPHRPRSGRHRSHERYEERHREPRLTLRPPSLAAPYTPVQNWHHQPEKLIFESCDYEANYLGSMLIKELRGTESTQDACAKMRRSTEQMRKVPTIVLSITYKGVKFIDAANKNIIAEHEIRNISCAAQDPEDLCTFAYITKDLQTNHHYCHVFSTVDVNLTYEIILTLGQAFEVAYQLALQAQRTKQHQVIPAGPGTEVIETKSSRPVPKPRGSVRKLGVDPLELVGDSQSQGSATWLVDPVPKDSKRTISTKYETTIF